Proteins encoded within one genomic window of Paramisgurnus dabryanus chromosome 13, PD_genome_1.1, whole genome shotgun sequence:
- the trip13 gene encoding pachytene checkpoint protein 2 homolog isoform X2, with protein MEISGADQHMTEIIRPDVHIEVQVKSESTVKRSDIRTHVLSLLDRHSSVLASYKWTEFDDEFLTRNVESVTITDAVGPKFIDLRVHNLCIHIFSLNDDSPNTLTLEEEEELSAANHWLLPAGEFHGIWESLVYEEDIKTHLLDYVTTTIFFSDKNVDSNLIAWNRVVLLHGPPGTGKTSLCKGLAQKLSIRLSSRYAYSQFVEINSHSLFSKWFSESGKLVTKMFQKIQELIDDKDALVFVLIDEVESLTAARNAAQAGTEPSDAIRVVNSVLTQLDQIKRHPNVVILTTSNVTEKIDLAFVDRADIKQYIGPPSANAIFSIYLSCLEELMKCQIIYPRQQLLRLEELDTMNFMESDVTRLSLMLRKISQKSVGFSGRTLRKIPFLAHALFGKTSTMTVESFLKAMDLAVENQKQEQANLVNCV; from the exons ATGGAGATATCAGGTGCCGATCAACACATGACTGAAATCATTCGACCTGATGTGCACATAGAGGTTCAAGTGAAATCTGAGAG CACGGTGAAGAGATCAGATATACGGACTCATGTCCTCTCACTGCTGGATCGACACAGCTCAGTTTTAGCCTCTTACAAATGGACAGAATTTGATGATGAATTTCTTACCAGAAATGTGGAGTCTGTCACTATCACCGATGCAGTTGGTCCCAAA TTTATAGATCTGAGGGTCCACAACCTTTGTATTCATATATTTTCTCTCAATGATGATTCCCCAAACACACTCACTcttgaggaggaggaggagctCTCTGCTGCCAATCATTGGCTCCTCCCAGCAG GTGAGTTTCATGGCATTTGGGAGAGTCTCGTTTATGAGGAAGACATCAAAACACAT CTCTTGGATTATGTCACTACAACAATTTTCTTCTCTGACAAGAATGTTGACAGCAATTTGATTGCCTGGAATCGTGTCGTCTTACTTCACG GGCCGCCTGGCACAGGAAAGACGTCTCTGTGTAAAGGACTTGCTCAGAAACTCTCCATTCGACTGTCTAGCAG GTACGCGTATAGTCAGTTTGTGGAAATCAACAGTCACAGTCTCTTCTCCAAGTGGTTCTCAGAG AGTGGGAAACTGGTTACGAAGATGTTTCAGAAGATTCAGGAACTTATTGACGATAAAGATGCCCTGGTGTTTGTGCTAATAGATGAG GTGGAGAGTCTCACAGCGGCACGAAACGCAGCTCAGGCAGGAACTGAACCATCCGATGCCATTAGGGTTGTGAATTCTGTCCTTACCCAGCTTGACCAGATCAAACG GCACCCGAATGTGGTGATTCTCACAACATCTAACGTCACAGAGAAGATTGATTTGGCTTTTGTGGACAGAGCTGATATAAAGCAGTATATCGGGCCTCCCAGCGCCAATGCAATATTCAGCATCTATCTGTCGTGTCTGGAGGAGCTCATGAAG TGTCAGATCATCTACCCCAGACAACAGCTGCTAAGACTGGAAGAACTGGACACCATGAACTTCATGGAAAGTGATGTGACTCGTTTGAGTTTAATGCTGAGGAAAATCTCACA GAAGAGCGTCGGATTCAGCGGACGAACCTTGAGAAAAATCCCATTTCTGGCCCATGCACTCTTTGGAAAG ACATCTACAATGACAGTCGAGAGCTTTCTGAAGGCAATGGATCTCGCTGTGGAGAATCAGAAACAGGAACAAGCAAACCTGGTCAACTGTGTTTAA
- the trip13 gene encoding pachytene checkpoint protein 2 homolog isoform X1 — protein sequence MEISGADQHMTEIIRPDVHIEVQVKSESTVKRSDIRTHVLSLLDRHSSVLASYKWTEFDDEFLTRNVESVTITDAVGPKQFIDLRVHNLCIHIFSLNDDSPNTLTLEEEEELSAANHWLLPAGEFHGIWESLVYEEDIKTHLLDYVTTTIFFSDKNVDSNLIAWNRVVLLHGPPGTGKTSLCKGLAQKLSIRLSSRYAYSQFVEINSHSLFSKWFSESGKLVTKMFQKIQELIDDKDALVFVLIDEVESLTAARNAAQAGTEPSDAIRVVNSVLTQLDQIKRHPNVVILTTSNVTEKIDLAFVDRADIKQYIGPPSANAIFSIYLSCLEELMKCQIIYPRQQLLRLEELDTMNFMESDVTRLSLMLRKISQKSVGFSGRTLRKIPFLAHALFGKTSTMTVESFLKAMDLAVENQKQEQANLVNCV from the exons ATGGAGATATCAGGTGCCGATCAACACATGACTGAAATCATTCGACCTGATGTGCACATAGAGGTTCAAGTGAAATCTGAGAG CACGGTGAAGAGATCAGATATACGGACTCATGTCCTCTCACTGCTGGATCGACACAGCTCAGTTTTAGCCTCTTACAAATGGACAGAATTTGATGATGAATTTCTTACCAGAAATGTGGAGTCTGTCACTATCACCGATGCAGTTGGTCCCAAA caGTTTATAGATCTGAGGGTCCACAACCTTTGTATTCATATATTTTCTCTCAATGATGATTCCCCAAACACACTCACTcttgaggaggaggaggagctCTCTGCTGCCAATCATTGGCTCCTCCCAGCAG GTGAGTTTCATGGCATTTGGGAGAGTCTCGTTTATGAGGAAGACATCAAAACACAT CTCTTGGATTATGTCACTACAACAATTTTCTTCTCTGACAAGAATGTTGACAGCAATTTGATTGCCTGGAATCGTGTCGTCTTACTTCACG GGCCGCCTGGCACAGGAAAGACGTCTCTGTGTAAAGGACTTGCTCAGAAACTCTCCATTCGACTGTCTAGCAG GTACGCGTATAGTCAGTTTGTGGAAATCAACAGTCACAGTCTCTTCTCCAAGTGGTTCTCAGAG AGTGGGAAACTGGTTACGAAGATGTTTCAGAAGATTCAGGAACTTATTGACGATAAAGATGCCCTGGTGTTTGTGCTAATAGATGAG GTGGAGAGTCTCACAGCGGCACGAAACGCAGCTCAGGCAGGAACTGAACCATCCGATGCCATTAGGGTTGTGAATTCTGTCCTTACCCAGCTTGACCAGATCAAACG GCACCCGAATGTGGTGATTCTCACAACATCTAACGTCACAGAGAAGATTGATTTGGCTTTTGTGGACAGAGCTGATATAAAGCAGTATATCGGGCCTCCCAGCGCCAATGCAATATTCAGCATCTATCTGTCGTGTCTGGAGGAGCTCATGAAG TGTCAGATCATCTACCCCAGACAACAGCTGCTAAGACTGGAAGAACTGGACACCATGAACTTCATGGAAAGTGATGTGACTCGTTTGAGTTTAATGCTGAGGAAAATCTCACA GAAGAGCGTCGGATTCAGCGGACGAACCTTGAGAAAAATCCCATTTCTGGCCCATGCACTCTTTGGAAAG ACATCTACAATGACAGTCGAGAGCTTTCTGAAGGCAATGGATCTCGCTGTGGAGAATCAGAAACAGGAACAAGCAAACCTGGTCAACTGTGTTTAA